In Desulfobacterales bacterium, the following are encoded in one genomic region:
- a CDS encoding sugar transferase, translating to MPRSSDYLKRVIDLIFALIAGVAALPLWVLLLLVVRIKHGSPVFFNQTRPGRYGKPFTLYKFKSMTEKRDVNGRLLPDADRLTPFGKVLRSTSLDELPELFNVLKGEMSLVGPRPLLVQYLERYTPEQARRHEVKPGLTGWAQVNGRNAISWGEKFALDVWYVDNQSLWLDIKIILMTVKKVVFREGISAEGEATMPEFYPQITQINADLKTDPPYNR from the coding sequence ATGCCGAGATCTTCCGACTATCTTAAGCGCGTGATCGATTTGATTTTTGCATTAATTGCAGGTGTTGCCGCCTTACCCCTCTGGGTGCTTCTCCTCTTGGTCGTGCGAATAAAGCATGGCTCGCCGGTTTTCTTCAATCAGACGCGCCCCGGCAGATACGGCAAGCCTTTTACGCTTTATAAGTTCAAGTCCATGACGGAAAAGAGGGATGTAAATGGAAGGTTATTACCGGATGCCGACCGGTTAACCCCCTTTGGTAAGGTTCTCAGATCCACATCATTGGACGAGCTTCCCGAGTTGTTCAATGTACTAAAAGGCGAAATGAGTCTGGTCGGCCCACGCCCGCTTCTCGTGCAGTATCTGGAAAGATATACCCCGGAGCAGGCAAGACGTCATGAAGTAAAACCGGGCTTGACTGGCTGGGCGCAGGTGAATGGGCGGAATGCGATTTCGTGGGGGGAAAAGTTTGCGCTGGATGTATGGTATGTGGACAACCAGTCTTTATGGCTGGATATTAAAATTATTTTGATGACGGTGAAAAAGGTGGTTTTCCGGGAAGGAATTTCGGCTGAGGGGGAGGCTACTATGCCCGAGTTTTATCCGCAGATTACGCAGATTAACGCAGATTTAAAAACTGACCCTCCCTATAACAGATGA
- a CDS encoding acyltransferase: MESSESAKSAKSADRFSAWQSPKIEESKLTQYNWLVQHKNNLQLGYKTDIGAFTYINAKYGVTIEDHVQVGSHCSLYSVSTIDHKTGPVLLKRNCRIGSHSIVMPGVTIGENAVVGAMSFVNRDVPDGAVVVGVPAGIVESR; encoded by the coding sequence GTGGAATCTTCCGAATCCGCGAAATCTGCGAAATCTGCGGATCGGTTTTCAGCCTGGCAATCCCCAAAAATAGAAGAGAGCAAACTCACCCAATACAACTGGCTGGTCCAGCACAAAAACAACCTGCAATTGGGATATAAAACGGACATCGGCGCCTTCACCTATATCAATGCAAAATACGGCGTGACGATCGAGGACCATGTTCAGGTTGGATCTCACTGTTCCCTGTATTCCGTATCCACGATAGACCATAAAACCGGGCCGGTGCTTCTGAAGCGAAACTGCAGGATCGGCAGCCACAGCATCGTGATGCCGGGGGTGACAATCGGTGAAAATGCGGTGGTCGGGGCGATGAGTTTTGTGAACCGGGATGTTCCGGATGGTGCGGTAGTGGTTGGGGTGCCTGCCGGGATTGTCGAGAGTCGGTGA
- a CDS encoding GxxExxY protein gives MIKDARTYRIIGCAMEVHKELGCGFLEAVYQEALEKELAEQDVSFKAQPLVEISYKGKPLNKTYQPDFVCFKEIIVEIKAISGLSGIEEAQLINYLKATGLKTGLLINFGSKSLDYKRFVYHL, from the coding sequence ATGATTAAAGACGCAAGGACATACCGGATAATCGGCTGCGCCATGGAGGTCCACAAGGAACTGGGGTGCGGATTTCTTGAAGCGGTGTATCAAGAAGCTTTGGAAAAAGAATTGGCAGAGCAGGATGTCTCTTTCAAAGCACAGCCTCTTGTCGAAATTTCATACAAAGGCAAACCCCTCAATAAAACATATCAACCCGATTTCGTCTGCTTTAAAGAAATCATCGTCGAAATAAAAGCGATTTCCGGCCTGTCCGGAATCGAAGAGGCTCAACTGATAAACTACCTAAAAGCCACTGGGCTCAAAACCGGGCTATTAATTAATTTCGGCTCAAAATCCCTGGATTATAAAAGGTTCGTTTATCATCTGTGA
- a CDS encoding YdcF family protein codes for MVKRVSIWLFVTVGLVLLSEAVYFYAVLTAKRTVEAANAVVVFHGAAERNKLGYQLANDGIAPYLIISPATEKVRKKYDKQYSRCGDWRHLVEDRAETTFQNALLTRRLIRDHGLKKIVLVTDAYHMPRSYGLLRLLMIGAGVTIISCDTGSNLYAGNISTWSVKQVKRVYNEMVEFWGSMAEGVVYLFRGELPARNAKAHPVVGILRSLLLFDVDGGVPAKVIGTDSDAFEA; via the coding sequence GTGGTCAAACGCGTATCGATTTGGCTTTTCGTAACGGTAGGGTTGGTTCTGCTGAGTGAGGCAGTTTATTTTTATGCGGTGTTGACGGCCAAGCGGACGGTCGAAGCAGCGAATGCGGTGGTGGTGTTTCATGGGGCTGCGGAACGCAACAAATTGGGGTATCAACTGGCAAATGACGGCATCGCGCCGTATCTGATTATCTCCCCCGCCACAGAGAAGGTAAGAAAAAAATACGATAAACAATATTCCCGGTGCGGTGACTGGCGACACTTGGTCGAAGACCGGGCGGAAACGACCTTTCAAAACGCCCTGTTGACCCGCCGGCTGATTCGCGACCACGGGCTGAAGAAGATTGTTCTCGTGACGGATGCCTACCATATGCCCCGATCCTATGGGTTGCTGCGCTTGCTGATGATCGGGGCGGGCGTGACCATCATTTCCTGTGACACCGGCTCGAATCTCTATGCCGGAAATATCAGCACATGGTCCGTCAAGCAGGTGAAAAGGGTTTATAATGAAATGGTGGAATTTTGGGGGAGCATGGCGGAAGGGGTCGTTTACTTATTTCGAGGAGAGCTGCCTGCGCGGAATGCAAAAGCGCATCCGGTGGTTGGGATTTTGCGGTCTTTGCTTTTGTTTGATGTGGATGGCGGCGTGCCGGCAAAAGTGATCGGGACTGATTCGGACGCTTTCGAAGCGTAA
- a CDS encoding glycosyltransferase family 4 protein — protein sequence MRILFLTQWFQPEPFFKGLPFAKKIQARGHEVEILTGFPNYPGGKLYPGYRLRFFQREMIEGVPVNRVALFPSHDRSGLRRIITYLSFSISALLIGPFMVKKPDVVYVYNLITLAWAAVVFRKISGCKIVYDVQDLWPESVRNSGMLNSRVAQSLLGKWCCWAYRQADKIAVLSPGFKEALVKRGIAEERIEVIYNWCDEAGGTTQEGAGDLAPTFGLKETFNIVFAGTMGLMQGMDTVLEAACLCRKEIPALRFVLVGGGVELERLKSKAKALMLENVVFIPRQPMHEMKKIWALADVLLVHLVDDPLFRITIPSKTQAYLATGTPILMAVRGDSAALIHEIGAGIVCAPENPDEMLLAIKELYGMPPEERKRRGLNGKLFYDRFLSFDIGCEKFLRLFS from the coding sequence ATGCGCATCCTGTTTTTGACCCAGTGGTTTCAGCCGGAGCCTTTTTTCAAAGGATTGCCGTTCGCTAAAAAGATTCAAGCGCGCGGTCATGAAGTCGAGATACTCACCGGCTTTCCGAACTATCCGGGCGGCAAACTCTACCCGGGGTACAGGTTGCGATTCTTTCAAAGGGAAATGATCGAGGGGGTGCCCGTTAACAGGGTGGCACTCTTTCCAAGCCATGACCGGTCCGGATTAAGACGGATTATAACGTATCTAAGCTTTTCAATATCGGCCCTGTTAATAGGGCCATTTATGGTTAAGAAGCCCGACGTCGTTTATGTTTACAATCTGATTACCCTTGCATGGGCGGCAGTGGTTTTCAGGAAAATAAGCGGGTGCAAAATAGTATATGATGTTCAGGACCTGTGGCCCGAATCGGTTCGAAACTCCGGAATGCTCAATAGCCGAGTGGCCCAAAGCCTTTTGGGGAAATGGTGTTGCTGGGCCTATCGTCAAGCCGATAAGATTGCAGTCCTGTCACCCGGGTTCAAAGAGGCACTTGTTAAACGGGGAATTGCCGAAGAGCGCATCGAAGTTATTTATAATTGGTGTGATGAAGCGGGTGGTACCACACAAGAAGGTGCCGGCGACTTAGCGCCAACATTCGGCTTAAAAGAAACGTTTAATATTGTCTTTGCCGGAACGATGGGGTTGATGCAGGGAATGGATACGGTATTAGAGGCGGCTTGCCTTTGCAGGAAGGAAATACCGGCCTTGCGTTTTGTTCTCGTCGGTGGCGGTGTTGAGCTTGAGCGCTTGAAATCCAAGGCAAAGGCTTTGATGCTTGAAAATGTGGTGTTCATACCGAGACAACCCATGCATGAGATGAAAAAGATATGGGCGCTTGCAGATGTATTATTGGTTCACTTAGTAGATGACCCCTTATTCAGAATAACGATCCCATCAAAAACGCAAGCATACTTAGCGACAGGCACGCCGATCCTCATGGCAGTGCGAGGGGATTCAGCCGCTTTGATTCATGAAATAGGTGCCGGCATTGTCTGCGCACCTGAAAATCCGGATGAAATGCTTCTGGCGATAAAAGAATTATATGGTATGCCGCCGGAAGAGCGAAAACGGAGGGGATTGAACGGCAAGTTATTTTATGACCGTTTTTTATCTTTCGACATCGGGTGTGAAAAATTTTTGCGGCTCTTTTCGTAG
- a CDS encoding acetyltransferase: MKQILIYGASGFGREVAWLAESCNVQVTCFIDDDPATHGNILNGIKVLSLADARATFPAAAVVGGVGSPQTRHRLMDKARDADFEFTPLLHPGVQKSRWIEMGEGTVICAGCILTTNIHLGHHVQINLACTIGHDVVLGDYTTLAPGVHVSGWVHLGKRVYVGTGTVFINGTENAPLMIGDDAVIGAGAVVTQSVPPGETWGGVPAKPLRK; this comes from the coding sequence ATGAAACAAATTTTAATCTACGGAGCGAGCGGTTTTGGCCGAGAGGTGGCCTGGCTGGCGGAATCTTGCAACGTTCAGGTGACCTGCTTTATCGATGATGATCCGGCAACGCATGGAAATATCTTGAATGGAATTAAGGTCTTGAGCCTTGCCGATGCCCGGGCAACCTTTCCGGCCGCTGCTGTTGTGGGCGGCGTGGGCAGCCCGCAAACACGGCATCGGTTGATGGATAAAGCCCGGGATGCGGATTTTGAATTTACCCCGCTGCTTCATCCGGGCGTCCAAAAGTCCCGCTGGATCGAGATGGGGGAAGGAACGGTGATTTGCGCGGGCTGCATCCTCACGACGAATATTCACCTTGGCCATCATGTCCAAATCAACCTCGCCTGCACCATCGGCCATGATGTGGTGTTGGGAGATTACACCACCCTGGCCCCCGGGGTGCACGTTTCCGGCTGGGTGCATCTCGGCAAACGGGTGTATGTCGGGACCGGCACCGTCTTCATCAACGGCACGGAAAATGCCCCCCTGATGATCGGCGACGACGCCGTAATCGGTGCCGGGGCCGTAGTTACCCAGTCTGTTCCACCCGGTGAAACATGGGGGGGGGTACCAGCCAAACCCCTCCGAAAATAA
- the wecB gene encoding UDP-N-acetylglucosamine 2-epimerase (non-hydrolyzing) gives MKTNNHSPLITHHSPLTKLKVMTVIGTRPEIIRLSRVMAALDRYMDQVIVHTGQNYDYELNQVFFDDLELRKPDHFLKAAGKSACETVGNVIARVDTVLEKETPDALLVLGDTNSCLAAYPAKRRKIPVFHMEAGNRCFDQRVPEEINRKIIDHISDINLPYSTIAREYLLREGFPPDRIIKTGSPMYEVIHHYLPKIEGSNILKKMGLEPEKYFVVSAHREENIDDPRQFNKYIEVLNGIAETYHLRVIVSTHPRTRKRIEETGAALNANIELLKPMGFSDYVHLQTKARATLSDSGTITEESSILNFPALNIRNAHERPEGMEEACVMLTGLEPDRVMGGLAVLERQPRGKARLLRPVMDYEVPNVSEKVARLILSYTDYVQRTVWHKGPVEGK, from the coding sequence ATGAAAACCAACAACCACTCACCACTCATCACTCACCACTCACCGCTCACCAAGCTCAAAGTGATGACCGTCATTGGTACGCGCCCGGAGATCATTCGGCTCTCTCGCGTCATGGCGGCCCTGGATCGTTACATGGATCAGGTGATCGTCCACACCGGCCAGAACTACGATTATGAGCTGAACCAGGTTTTTTTCGACGATCTTGAATTACGGAAGCCCGATCACTTCCTCAAGGCTGCCGGTAAGTCCGCCTGCGAAACCGTCGGTAACGTAATCGCCCGCGTGGATACGGTTCTTGAAAAAGAAACACCGGACGCTCTTCTGGTGCTTGGCGACACCAACAGCTGCCTGGCCGCATACCCGGCCAAACGCCGAAAAATCCCTGTCTTTCACATGGAAGCAGGCAACCGCTGCTTTGATCAGCGGGTGCCGGAGGAGATTAATCGCAAAATCATCGATCATATCAGCGATATCAACCTCCCTTACAGCACCATTGCCCGTGAATATCTTTTGCGCGAAGGCTTTCCGCCGGATCGCATCATCAAAACCGGCAGCCCCATGTATGAGGTGATCCATCACTATCTTCCCAAAATCGAAGGCTCGAATATACTGAAAAAAATGGGGTTGGAACCTGAAAAATATTTTGTGGTCAGCGCGCATCGGGAAGAAAATATCGATGATCCTCGGCAATTCAACAAATATATTGAAGTGTTGAACGGGATTGCCGAAACGTATCACCTTCGCGTCATTGTCTCCACCCATCCTCGCACCCGAAAGCGCATTGAAGAGACTGGCGCCGCTCTCAATGCCAACATAGAGCTTCTCAAACCGATGGGGTTTAGCGATTACGTGCACCTTCAGACCAAGGCAAGAGCAACGCTGTCGGACAGCGGCACCATCACCGAAGAAAGCTCGATTCTCAATTTTCCAGCCTTAAACATTCGCAATGCCCACGAGCGCCCCGAAGGCATGGAAGAGGCGTGCGTTATGCTGACCGGTCTTGAGCCGGACCGGGTGATGGGAGGGCTTGCCGTTCTGGAGCGCCAACCCCGTGGCAAGGCGCGGTTGCTAAGACCTGTTATGGATTACGAAGTACCCAATGTGTCCGAAAAAGTAGCGCGGCTCATCCTGAGCTATACGGACTATGTCCAGCGAACCGTTTGGCATAAAGGGCCTGTGGAAGGTAAGTGA